Proteins from a single region of Procambarus clarkii isolate CNS0578487 chromosome 62, FALCON_Pclarkii_2.0, whole genome shotgun sequence:
- the LOC123766361 gene encoding uncharacterized protein: MGAAPVSAVGGVGVGVVGGADPPPTSASSPPPAPPAPSPAPVSPEGCGPVPPVGEADVFPDRVLPGDLRPAVGSTGMPPAGGDSSDDQRSLSKRSRRARSVSPPRGWAAECEVVDDDVIEGPVWPPVAPMAPAAGASPSWEVAPSDRDLVVVLTKTVRREASDPVPGGRGPGRCVFPVVSPGVKNRVAISTNLCGYPCPSPGARNPRAAPFPVVPANGVPLDALQALELTVDSWVYPAPWCSYTIWVPRVQCFVYGVPELMPQPCASPGRPVSDDVKLVWEAYCLRFPKREFPDKYA, encoded by the coding sequence ATGGGTGCCGCTCCAGTAAGtgcggttggtggtgtgggtgtcggggtggtggggggagcgGATCCGCCCCCAACATCGGCTTCCTCGCCTCCGCCGGCTCCGCCGGCCCCGTCTCCAGCTCCTGTGTCGCCTGAAGGGTGTGGGCCTGTGCCCCCTGTGGGTGAGGCTGATGTTTTTCCGGATCGTGTGTTGCCCGGTGACTTACGGCCGGCTGTGGGCTCTACTGGGATGCCTCCTGCTGGGGGCGACAGTTCGGATGATCAGAGGTCTCTGTCCAAGCGTTCCCGGAGGGCTAGGAGTGTGTCGCCCCCTCGTGGATgggctgcagagtgtgaagttgtggATGATGATGTGATAGAGGGGCCTGTGTGGCCTCCTGTGGCGCCTATggcacctgctgctggtgcctcccCTTCTTGGGAGGTTGCCCCTAGTGATCGTGACCTCGTGGTGGTCCTCACGAAAACTGTGCGCCGGGAGGCCTCTGATCCTGTGCCCGGTGGTAGGGGCCCTGGTAGGTGTGTGTTCCCTGTGGTTTCCCCTGGAGTGAAGAACCGTGTGGCTATCAGTACGAACCTCTGTGGCTACCCTTGTCCGTCCCCTGGTGCTCGAAACCCTCGTGCTGCACCCTTTCCTGTGGTACCGGCCAATGGGGTCCCGCTCGATGCGTTGCAGGCTTTGGAACTTACTGTGGATAGCTGGGTGTATCCGGCGCCGTGGTGCTCCTATACTATTTGGGTACCGAGGGTGCAGTGTTTTGTTTATGGGGTGCCGGAGCTGATGCCTCAGCCTTGTGCGTCGCCTGGTAGACCGGTGTCTGATGATGTCAAGCTCGTTTGGGAGGCGTACTGCTTGCGGTTTCCGAAGAGGGAGTTTCCCGATAAATATGCGTAG